From a region of the Sesamum indicum cultivar Zhongzhi No. 13 linkage group LG3, S_indicum_v1.0, whole genome shotgun sequence genome:
- the LOC105157039 gene encoding activating signal cointegrator 1 encodes MGVEPSGEWLEKALTELCKKVETGIGLDGEIISGLVSYCEMAPPLDAKEYLDNIIGEEAGKSVTEEYLKRRGHVNVYNTSTGTPTSDLHAYVKPRSDEGPLTTAKKPQRAPKQAMPSSSQENRSKNEKAEPKSTHTTNQSNSKKKKSGKVVTLAEAAKGSIVFQKGKPCSCQARRHRLVSNCLSCGKIVCEQEGEGPCNFCGALVLKEGSTYAGLDEGVMLLTDAEAAAEEFAKRLVEYDRNSAARTTVIDDQSDYYEIEGNSWLSNEEKELLRKKREELEEAERAKRSKVVMTFDLLGRKVLLNKDEASEEMQNRILLRPPDEREEIRVKPNPNLKVQPIFIDPGPRRSAKDKNLNKSLSSGLCLEISGRVQHGTNEIDVL; translated from the exons atggGGGTGGAACCATCGGGAGAATGGTTGGAGAAGGCGTTGACGGAACTCTGCAAGAAGGTGGAGACGGGGATCGGATTGGATGGGGAAATCATATCAGGCCTCGTTTCCTACTGCGAGATGGCGCCTCCACTAGATGCGAAAGAATACCTCGAT AATATCATTGGTGAGGAAGCTGGAAAAAGTGTAACTGAAGAGTACTTAAAACGGAGAGGTCATGTAAATGTTTACAACACCAGCACAGGTACTCCAACTTCTGATTTGCATGCCTATGTTAAACCACGTTCAGATGAAGGTCCACTCACCACAGCTAAGAAACCACAAAGAGCACCAAAACAGGCTATGCCTTCCTCAAGTCAGGAAAATCgaagtaaaaatgaaaaggcaGAGCCCAAAAGTACGCATACCACAAATCAAAGTAACtccaagaagaaaaaatcagGAAAAGTTGTTACTCTTGCTGAGGCTGCAAAAGGATCAATTGTATTTCAAAAGGGGAAGCCATGCTCATGCCAAGCCCGTCGACACAGGTTGGTGAGCAACTGTTTATCTTGTGGGAAGATAGTCTGTGAGCAGGAAGGTGAGGGGCCTTGCAACTTTTGTGGTGCCCTTGTGCTGAAGGAAGGAAGCACATATGCTGGTCTGGATGAAGGTGTTATGCTGTTAACGGATGCTGAGGCAGCTGCTGAAGAATTTGCAAAAAGACTTGTTGAATATGATCGTAATTCTGCGGCCCGTACAACAGTTATAGACGACCAAAGTGACTACTATGAGATTGAGGGAAATAGCTGGCTATCAAATGAG GAAAAAGAACTtctgagaaagaaaagagaggagTTAGAAGAAGCTGAACGGGCCAAGCGAAGTAAAGTAGTTATGACATTTGATCTGCTTGGTCGCAAG GTGCTTTTGAACAAAGATGAAGCGTCTGAAGAAATGCAGAACAGAATTTTACTTCGGCCACCTGACGAAAGAGAAGAAATTCGCGTTAAACCAAACCCAAATCTTAAAGTTCAACCAATATTCATCGACCCAGGTCCCAGAAGATCAGCCAAGgacaaaaatttgaacaaaagcCTAAGCAGTGGCCTGTGCTTGGAAATAAGTGGGAGGGTACAGCACGGCACCAATGAAATAGATGTTTTGTGA
- the LOC105157088 gene encoding protein PHYTOCHROME KINASE SUBSTRATE 3, whose product MEAATDHDNISLRVASFSCYLDTAKENLVHRVSAQEAPIIFNSGKTKPPTPSSASFSYSKVSKDNLRVDSFSYLNTAGENFVFNVPTGSIQDPTPAFSFSHEIPTDGREISVFGADKYFNMKLEYPVRIKRDSKAEGPGNLARAGSNNSRSIRPPSVCSESEASTWNSQNALLRNNFQARTKQKRAVGRRILAGFGCQGPCFDKKAVRVNELIAQEAHYGSKPIRTGSERIDHLALKPVPNPGTGNFTVKKQLPGIENLEESRDSIEVFGSATTSKKGDIATNMERKLSMLTWDAIPKGQNPPTSTVGSGTICDDMASDASSDLFEIENISGSMYPVQLTAGTAADDMSICMSPASQYAPSEASIQWSVVTASAADYSSVLSDYNDESSVSVMGDKTSRIHATVARNRGGKEAQKSRPGGLLGCKSHKAVDVAENVCHKSNEKAKHQGLDLPAGKKVNF is encoded by the coding sequence ATGGAGGCTGCTACGGATCATGACAACATAAGTCTTCGGGTTGCGTCGTTTTCTTGCTACCTAGACACAGCTAAAGAGAACTTGGTGCACAGAGTTTCAGCTCAAGAGGCtccaattatattcaattcaGGCAAAACTAAACCCCCTACCCCGTCCAGTGCCAGCTTCTCATACTCAAAGGTCAGCAAAGATAATCTTAGGGTCGACTCGTTTTCTTATCTCAACACTGCAGGAGAGAACTTTGTGTTCAACGTCCCGACGGGGTCAATTCAAGATCCTACTCCTGCATTCAGCTTCTCCCACGAAATCCCCACAGACGGTCGGGAGATCAGCGTTTTTGGAGCTGACAAGTACTTCAACATGAAGTTGGAGTATCCCGTGAGGATAAAGCGCGATTCCAAGGCTGAAGGGCCTGGAAATCTGGCCCGAGCTGGATCAAATAACTCCAGGTCAATAAGACCTCCAAGTGTGTGTTCTGAATCTGAAGCAAGTACCTGGAATAGCCAAAACGCCTTGCTCCGGAATAATTTCCAGGCCCGAACAAAGCAGAAAAGGGCCGTCGGGAGAAGAATTCTTGCTGGATTTGGCTGCCAGGGGCCTTGTTTCGACAAGAAAGCTGTTCGTGTCAATGAACTCATTGCACAGGAAGCGCATTACGGCTCAAAGCCTATTCGAACGGGGTCAGAAAGAATCGATCATCTTGCGTTAAAGCCGGTCCCCAATCCAGGGACAGGGAATTTCACAGTGAAGAAGCAGCTGCCGGGGATCGAAAATTTAGAAGAATCAAGAGATTCCATTGAGGTTTTTGGCTCTGCAACCACATCAAAAAAGGGAGATATAGCCACAAATATGGAGAGAAAACTGTCCATGCTAACTTGGGATGCCATCCCAAAAGGCCAAAATCCTCCAACTTCTACAGTTGGGAGCGGCACCATTTGTGATGATATGGCTAGTGATGCCAGTTCGGATTTATTCGAAATCGAAAACATATCAGGATCCATGTATCCCGTGCAGTTAACAGCAGGAACAGCAGCAGATGATATGTCCATTTGCATGAGTCCAGCATCACAGTACGCCCCGAGTGAGGCCAGCATACAGTGGAGTGTTGTCACTGCTAGTGCAGCAGATTACTCCTCAGTCCTCTCGGATTACAACGATGAAAGCAGCGTCAGTGTTATGGGCGACAAGACATCAAGGATCCATGCGACGGTAGCCAGAAACCGAGGGGGCAAAGAGGCGCAAAAGAGCCGACCCGGCGGCCTTTTAGGGTGCAAGAGCCATAAAGCAGTGGATGTTGCCGAGAATGTGTGCCATAAGAGTAATGAAAAAGCAAAGCATCAGGGCCTCGATTTGCCTGCCGGAAAAAAGGTTAATTTTTAG